A genomic segment from Methanoplanus limicola DSM 2279 encodes:
- a CDS encoding metal-dependent transcriptional regulator, which produces MKAEKKACNLSRKVEDYLESILNVTIQKGYARTKDIAEEMSLSPSSVVEMFKKLDKLGLVEYRRYEGVVLKEKGREIAEVIKYRHETLKKFLMLIKVPEKTANEDACFMEHELHPETVRQIRTLIEILENNRTISEDIKRMIDSGKY; this is translated from the coding sequence ATGAAAGCAGAAAAAAAAGCATGCAACCTGTCAAGAAAAGTTGAGGATTACCTTGAATCAATCCTCAATGTCACCATTCAGAAAGGTTATGCAAGGACAAAGGACATAGCAGAGGAGATGTCCCTCAGCCCCTCAAGCGTTGTCGAGATGTTTAAAAAACTTGACAAACTGGGGCTTGTAGAGTACCGGAGATATGAAGGGGTTGTTCTGAAGGAGAAGGGCCGGGAGATTGCCGAGGTCATAAAATATCGTCATGAGACACTCAAAAAATTTCTGATGCTGATAAAAGTTCCTGAAAAGACTGCAAACGAGGACGCATGCTTTATGGAGCATGAACTCCATCCCGAAACAGTACGGCAGATCAGAACCCTGATTGAAATCCTTGAGAACAACCGGACGATCTCCGAAGATATCAAAAGAATGATTGATTCAGGAAAATACTAA
- a CDS encoding ferredoxin domain-containing protein produces MFIESEAVEIVAKLMAVSARTAPKSKGSDVIEIKIVSKDELGALAASMRSFGEENNLNFFLRDAGNIEKSDCCVIIGVKGDGSLGLNCGGCGFPTCSGMLREQKAIRNTGRDTAFHGPNCVLRQADLGIAVGSAAKTASIHNIDNRIMFSAGVGALKLGWPGDCTVAYGIPLSASGKSIFFDR; encoded by the coding sequence ATGTTCATCGAAAGCGAAGCAGTTGAGATTGTCGCAAAACTTATGGCAGTCTCTGCACGCACTGCACCAAAATCAAAGGGAAGCGATGTAATTGAGATTAAGATCGTTTCTAAGGATGAACTTGGTGCACTGGCCGCTTCGATGAGGAGTTTCGGAGAGGAGAATAACCTGAACTTCTTCCTCCGCGATGCCGGAAACATTGAAAAAAGCGACTGTTGTGTAATTATCGGCGTAAAAGGTGACGGCTCACTTGGCTTAAACTGCGGAGGATGTGGTTTTCCAACCTGCTCCGGTATGCTCAGAGAGCAGAAAGCTATCCGGAATACAGGACGTGACACTGCATTTCATGGCCCAAACTGCGTATTAAGGCAGGCTGATCTCGGAATCGCAGTAGGTTCCGCAGCAAAGACTGCATCAATACATAACATAGACAACAGAATCATGTTTTCGGCCGGCGTTGGAGCACTGAAACTTGGCTGGCCCGGTGACTGCACCGTAGCATACGGCATACCGCTGTCAGCCTCAGGTAAGAGCATTTTTTTTGACCGATAA
- a CDS encoding GHMP family kinase ATP-binding protein: MPRLMIRGGDLDLVEYDFSPFEVGENIRTRGIDKRNFKPEFSEKPVEVTVPARIHLTVLDMNRFAPNRPGGGGIGFAIQCYCNSVVEVTDGKNEIDYNREPIVRHLIEVFKEATGYSGGFKIYAKDHEKKHVGLGSTGSVLLAVCHGMNRAIGSPLSNEEIRYLIGCNYVEETTDGKIISGFETGVGPAAATYGGMAVLGDELTLVCHHSFAEDENVYVIIPPTEAKASGEEEFNILMNRARTLDSRDRELKAYFVLMDFIPALCRNDIKKLGEIIWEMDFRGSKRAEVEHNSFEIYYYMSRLKEAGLEFVGMSSVGPSIAVITKLREEEMNDILRPIGLEIAIKTKVDNRGIQFG, translated from the coding sequence ATGCCCAGACTTATGATCCGGGGCGGAGACCTGGATCTTGTCGAGTATGATTTTTCACCATTTGAAGTGGGTGAGAATATCAGAACTCGTGGTATCGATAAAAGGAATTTCAAGCCGGAATTTTCAGAAAAGCCTGTAGAGGTCACAGTTCCGGCAAGAATCCATCTGACTGTCCTTGACATGAACAGGTTTGCACCCAACAGGCCTGGCGGCGGAGGTATTGGGTTTGCAATCCAGTGCTACTGCAATTCTGTAGTTGAAGTCACAGACGGAAAAAACGAGATTGACTATAACAGGGAACCTATAGTCAGGCACCTCATAGAGGTATTTAAGGAAGCTACCGGTTATTCCGGCGGATTTAAAATCTATGCAAAGGACCATGAAAAAAAGCATGTCGGCCTTGGTTCGACAGGTTCAGTACTCCTTGCAGTCTGCCACGGAATGAACCGGGCTATCGGATCACCGCTCAGCAATGAAGAGATCAGGTATCTCATAGGGTGCAACTATGTCGAAGAGACAACCGACGGGAAAATAATCAGCGGGTTTGAAACAGGAGTCGGACCTGCAGCGGCGACATACGGGGGCATGGCAGTTTTAGGCGATGAACTGACCCTTGTATGTCATCATAGTTTTGCAGAAGACGAGAACGTCTATGTAATAATCCCCCCTACTGAAGCTAAGGCATCGGGAGAGGAGGAATTCAATATCCTGATGAACAGGGCAAGGACGCTTGACTCACGTGACAGGGAACTGAAGGCATATTTTGTACTGATGGATTTTATACCGGCGCTCTGCAGAAACGACATAAAAAAACTCGGAGAGATCATCTGGGAGATGGATTTTAGAGGATCAAAGCGTGCGGAAGTTGAGCACAATTCCTTCGAGATCTACTATTACATGAGCCGGTTAAAGGAGGCAGGACTGGAATTTGTAGGCATGAGTTCAGTCGGCCCTTCAATTGCAGTAATCACAAAACTCAGAGAAGAGGAGATGAATGATATACTAAGACCAATTGGTCTTGAGATTGCCATAAAAACAAAGGTTGACAACAGAGGAATACAGTTTGGATAA
- the galU gene encoding UTP--glucose-1-phosphate uridylyltransferase GalU, whose amino-acid sequence MTSVKKAVIPAAGLGTRFLPATKSMPKEMLPLIDRPIIQYVVEEAVNSGIEDIIIITGRSKRAIEDYFDDSPELEMHLELNGKTDELNLIREISDIADIHYIRQKEPRGLGDAVLRAEKHIGDDPFAVLLGDDIVKNSKPCTGQLIDVYCRTGCSVIAIEEVPDEKVSSYGIIDGKTVEESLYKILDIVEKPALNEAPSRLGAIGRYVFTPELFECLKKTERGVGGEIQLTDAIRMLNGIQDVYAFSFSGKRYDTGDKLGYLKAIFDFAMNDPEISESIRGYMSEALKR is encoded by the coding sequence GTGACATCTGTAAAAAAGGCTGTCATTCCTGCTGCGGGGCTTGGCACACGGTTTCTTCCGGCGACAAAGTCCATGCCAAAGGAGATGCTCCCTCTGATTGACCGGCCGATAATTCAGTATGTCGTTGAAGAGGCAGTCAATTCCGGAATTGAGGATATTATTATCATCACCGGAAGGAGCAAGAGGGCAATTGAGGATTATTTTGACGACTCTCCTGAACTTGAGATGCACCTTGAGCTGAACGGGAAGACTGATGAACTGAATCTGATCCGTGAGATTTCAGACATTGCTGATATTCATTACATCAGGCAGAAAGAGCCGAGAGGGCTTGGGGATGCAGTACTCCGGGCTGAGAAGCATATAGGTGATGACCCGTTTGCAGTTCTTCTCGGTGATGATATCGTTAAAAATTCAAAGCCCTGCACAGGACAGCTCATTGATGTCTATTGCAGGACCGGGTGCTCAGTAATCGCCATTGAGGAGGTGCCTGATGAGAAAGTATCAAGCTATGGTATCATTGACGGAAAAACTGTCGAAGAATCCCTCTATAAGATACTGGACATCGTTGAAAAACCGGCACTGAATGAGGCCCCGTCAAGACTTGGTGCGATTGGCCGTTATGTCTTTACACCGGAACTGTTTGAGTGCCTCAAAAAAACTGAGAGAGGTGTCGGCGGTGAGATCCAGCTTACCGATGCAATAAGGATGCTGAACGGAATTCAGGATGTCTATGCCTTCTCTTTTTCAGGTAAGAGATATGATACCGGTGACAAACTCGGTTATCTAAAGGCTATCTTTGACTTTGCGATGAATGACCCTGAAATCTCGGAGAGCATACGCGGGTATATGTCTGAGGCCTTAAAGAGATAA
- a CDS encoding UDP-glucose dehydrogenase family protein: protein MKISIIGSGYVGVVTGACLSEFGHEIIFVDIDQKKIDLLNKGIPPIYELGLADILEKNKHLISATDDYNSAIGATDLTFISVGTPCAENGTIDTVYVRSAAENIGSALKNTGKKDIHTIIVKSTVFPGTTESVVLDALERMSGKTAGEGFYLGCNPEFLKEGVAIEDFMNPDRIVIGSYDDGAGRVLSELYASFDCPKVITGIKTAEMIKYTSNAFLATKISFANEIGNICKKAGIDTEEVFKGVGLDARINPSFFRSGIGFGGSCFPKDVRALLSGAAESGVDTAILKAVLDVNEAQPLVMIDLLNKHIPDLKGRKVGLLGLAFKPDTDDIRESRAIPVISALTDMGAEVVGYDPLASENMSVLFPDVVYAKEISEVMACDAVLITTEWPEFENLDYSGKLVIDGRRVRRAAETAEIYEGVCW, encoded by the coding sequence ATGAAAATATCAATAATAGGATCAGGTTATGTGGGGGTTGTAACCGGTGCATGCCTCTCGGAATTCGGGCATGAGATAATTTTTGTAGATATCGATCAGAAGAAGATTGATCTCTTAAATAAAGGAATTCCCCCGATATATGAACTGGGGCTTGCTGATATTTTAGAGAAGAATAAACATCTTATCTCTGCAACAGACGATTATAATTCAGCTATTGGTGCTACGGATCTGACTTTTATCTCTGTAGGCACTCCCTGTGCGGAGAACGGGACAATTGATACGGTTTATGTCAGATCTGCGGCTGAGAATATCGGTTCAGCCCTTAAAAACACCGGTAAGAAAGATATTCATACCATTATAGTGAAGAGCACCGTCTTTCCCGGAACTACGGAGTCCGTTGTTCTGGATGCACTTGAGAGGATGTCCGGAAAAACTGCGGGTGAGGGATTTTATCTTGGCTGCAACCCGGAATTTTTAAAGGAAGGAGTTGCGATTGAGGACTTCATGAATCCTGACAGGATTGTCATAGGTTCTTATGATGATGGTGCGGGAAGAGTCCTCAGTGAACTGTATGCCTCCTTTGACTGCCCTAAGGTGATTACAGGTATCAAAACCGCCGAGATGATCAAATACACAAGTAATGCTTTCCTTGCAACCAAGATCAGTTTTGCAAATGAGATTGGAAATATCTGCAAAAAGGCCGGCATTGATACTGAAGAAGTCTTTAAGGGTGTTGGGCTTGATGCAAGGATAAATCCCTCATTTTTCCGGTCAGGAATAGGCTTTGGGGGGTCATGTTTCCCAAAGGATGTCAGAGCACTCCTGTCTGGTGCGGCGGAGTCCGGAGTGGATACAGCAATTCTAAAAGCTGTTCTTGATGTAAATGAGGCCCAGCCTCTGGTGATGATTGACCTGTTAAATAAGCATATTCCTGATCTTAAAGGAAGGAAAGTTGGCCTTCTTGGCCTGGCATTTAAGCCCGATACTGATGACATAAGGGAGAGCCGTGCAATTCCGGTTATTTCAGCCCTGACTGATATGGGCGCTGAAGTTGTAGGATATGATCCCCTTGCATCGGAGAATATGTCAGTTCTCTTCCCGGATGTTGTCTATGCAAAGGAGATTAGTGAAGTTATGGCATGTGATGCTGTGCTTATCACAACCGAATGGCCGGAGTTTGAGAACCTTGATTACTCCGGGAAGCTTGTGATTGACGGCAGAAGAGTTCGGAGAGCGGCTGAAACTGCTGAAATATACGAAGGTGTCTGCTGGTGA